One Chitinophagaceae bacterium genomic region harbors:
- a CDS encoding RNA pseudouridine synthase, producing MKYTARRDATLIDQLLEMHGAKNKTHIKKIAKHSYIWVNELLVKKLNTIVLAGQHILLQKNEKTPITQKPNFKIVWEDDFLIVVEKPSGILSAGVQITRKPTMHQLINEYLKEKNKRAFVIHRLDKEVMGLMLFAKTEECFHYFIENWRTVQKKYLALTENIPNPPEGNIYNYLIEKKEKMFVLEKPHPEAKEAITLYKVKQIIPPYCLVELHILTGRKNQIRAHLQHIQCSIVGDYKYGASSEYKRKIRLMAFFIEFLHPVNKKKLVFELQPSPYFLNPQEEDET from the coding sequence ATGAAATATACAGCCCGAAGAGATGCTACTCTTATAGATCAGTTATTAGAAATGCATGGAGCAAAAAATAAAACACATATAAAAAAAATAGCCAAACACTCTTATATATGGGTCAACGAATTATTAGTAAAAAAACTCAATACTATCGTCCTGGCCGGGCAACATATACTACTTCAGAAGAACGAAAAAACACCAATAACTCAAAAACCAAATTTTAAAATTGTATGGGAAGATGACTTTTTAATAGTAGTAGAAAAACCATCTGGTATATTGAGTGCAGGAGTTCAAATAACCAGAAAACCAACCATGCATCAACTCATAAATGAATATCTGAAAGAGAAAAACAAACGGGCTTTTGTTATTCATAGATTAGACAAGGAAGTAATGGGGCTTATGTTATTTGCTAAAACAGAAGAATGCTTCCATTATTTTATAGAAAATTGGCGAACAGTTCAAAAAAAATATCTTGCATTAACAGAAAATATCCCTAACCCTCCCGAAGGAAATATCTATAACTACCTTATAGAAAAAAAAGAAAAAATGTTTGTATTAGAAAAACCACATCCCGAGGCAAAAGAAGCTATTACCCTGTATAAAGTAAAACAAATTATCCCTCCTTATTGTCTAGTAGAACTTCATATCTTGACAGGGCGTAAAAACCAAATACGAGCACATTTACAGCATATACAATGTTCTATAGTAGGAGATTACAAATATGGAGCATCTTCTGAATACAAAAGAAAAATACGTCTTATGGCTTTTTTTATAGAATTTTTACATCCTGTAAACAAAAAAAAACTTGTTTTTGAACTGCAGCCATCTCCCTATTTCTTAAACCCCCAAGAAGAAGACGAAACATAA